A DNA window from Pseudodesulfovibrio thermohalotolerans contains the following coding sequences:
- a CDS encoding thiazole synthase gives MSKDILTIGGRTFSSRLFTGTGKYGDDSVISDVCEASGSEVITVALRRVDLESTTGNVMDFIPKHMQLLPNTSGARTADEAVRIARLARAMGCGDWIKIEVISDNRYLLPDGYETVKATEILAKEGFVVLPYVNADLYVAKALVDAGAAAVMPLGAPIGTNRGLKTREMVRILIEEIDLPIVVDAGIGRPSEACEAMEMGADAVLVNTAIATAVDPVMMARAFGRAVSAGREAFLSGPGAKRVLASASSPLTGFLGGAEA, from the coding sequence ATGAGCAAGGATATTCTCACCATCGGCGGCCGGACCTTTTCCAGCCGCCTGTTCACCGGCACCGGGAAATACGGCGACGACAGCGTCATCTCGGATGTCTGCGAGGCCTCGGGTTCCGAGGTCATCACCGTGGCCCTGCGCCGGGTGGATCTCGAATCCACCACCGGCAACGTCATGGATTTCATTCCCAAGCACATGCAGTTGCTGCCCAACACGTCGGGCGCCCGCACCGCCGACGAGGCCGTGCGCATCGCCAGGCTGGCCCGCGCCATGGGGTGCGGCGACTGGATCAAGATCGAGGTCATCTCGGACAACCGCTATCTGCTGCCCGACGGTTACGAGACCGTAAAGGCCACTGAAATCCTCGCCAAGGAAGGATTCGTGGTGTTGCCCTACGTCAATGCCGACCTCTACGTAGCCAAGGCGCTGGTTGACGCGGGCGCGGCCGCGGTCATGCCGCTCGGCGCGCCCATCGGTACCAATCGGGGCCTGAAGACCCGCGAGATGGTCCGCATACTTATTGAAGAGATCGATCTGCCCATCGTGGTGGACGCCGGCATCGGCCGTCCGTCCGAAGCCTGCGAAGCCATGGAGATGGGCGCGGACGCGGTTCTGGTCAACACGGCCATCGCCACGGCCGTGGATCCGGTCATGATGGCCCGCGCCTTTGGCCGGGCGGTCAGTGCCGGGCGCGAGGCGTTCCTTTCCGGCCCCGGCGCGAAAAGGGTGCTGGCTTCGGCCTCTTCGCCGCTGACCGGCTTCCTCGGGGGGGCAGAGGCATGA
- the thiS gene encoding sulfur carrier protein ThiS, which translates to MIVTINGKASELDEPLTILALLESKEIAPRAVVVERNGDIVPGEQFDDVRLEDGDHLEVLRFVGGG; encoded by the coding sequence ATGATCGTCACCATAAACGGCAAGGCGTCGGAGCTGGACGAGCCCCTGACCATTCTCGCCTTGCTTGAATCAAAAGAGATCGCGCCCCGGGCCGTGGTCGTCGAGCGCAACGGGGATATCGTCCCCGGCGAGCAGTTCGACGATGTGCGCCTGGAGGACGGCGACCATCTGGAGGTCCTCCGCTTCGTGGGCGGAGGTTAG
- a CDS encoding IS110 family RNA-guided transposase, protein MAKLKVSSVHRFVEAFSGEKVWIGVDVHKLSFSVALLRPDGAVKDWTCPADATALTRLVMSLPVEVGAVCYESGPTGFELARSLEAEGVTVVVAAPSRIPRPITATNKTDSLDCRKLAELAASGLIRPIAIPSVEAEAFRALERRRHQLTDSLRRAKQRIRSLLLYLGAQEPADLDHWSKAAILTLHQVELPSGAKETLESLLDELEYFACAQRKVDQRLRISIREQDEARRIAAMRSVPGVGEVVATTFAAEVYRPERFNRSEEVTAYLGLAPVMRQSGGSKGKATLRPVGQKRLRSLLIEAAWVWKQRDEWAREFYNRIYSRHGVAQKAIAALARKLAALLWKLSLPVTQS, encoded by the coding sequence ATGGCAAAGCTCAAAGTATCATCTGTTCATCGGTTTGTTGAAGCGTTTTCCGGCGAGAAGGTATGGATAGGAGTGGACGTCCATAAGCTGAGTTTCAGCGTGGCTTTGCTCAGACCTGATGGTGCCGTGAAGGACTGGACTTGTCCGGCTGATGCAACAGCACTCACCCGGCTTGTCATGTCATTACCTGTTGAGGTTGGCGCGGTTTGCTATGAATCTGGACCGACTGGCTTTGAGTTGGCCAGGAGCCTCGAAGCAGAAGGTGTTACGGTTGTCGTTGCTGCGCCAAGCCGAATCCCGCGCCCCATTACCGCTACCAACAAGACCGACAGCCTGGACTGCCGCAAACTGGCAGAGCTGGCAGCCTCCGGCCTGATCAGACCAATCGCCATTCCTTCCGTTGAAGCTGAAGCCTTCCGTGCTCTTGAGCGTCGAAGGCATCAGCTCACCGACTCTCTTCGTCGAGCTAAACAACGGATTCGTTCACTTCTTCTTTATCTTGGAGCGCAGGAGCCTGCCGATCTGGACCATTGGAGCAAGGCTGCCATACTCACACTTCATCAGGTGGAACTTCCTTCGGGGGCAAAAGAGACTCTTGAAAGCTTGCTCGATGAACTGGAGTACTTCGCTTGTGCACAACGCAAAGTGGATCAGCGTTTGCGAATAAGCATCCGGGAACAAGACGAGGCAAGACGTATTGCCGCCATGAGGTCCGTTCCCGGCGTTGGCGAAGTCGTGGCCACGACTTTTGCGGCAGAGGTTTACCGCCCGGAACGTTTCAATCGCAGCGAAGAGGTGACAGCTTACCTGGGCCTTGCGCCAGTGATGCGGCAAAGTGGAGGCAGCAAGGGTAAGGCAACACTTCGCCCGGTCGGTCAAAAGCGATTACGAAGTTTACTGATTGAAGCAGCTTGGGTGTGGAAGCAGCGAGATGAGTGGGCCAGGGAGTTCTACAACCGAATTTATAGCCGACATGGTGTGGCACAAAAAGCAATAGCTGCGCTTGCTCGTAAATTGGCCGCGCTTTTGTGGAAGCTCAGCTTACCTGTAACGCAGTCGTGA
- a CDS encoding SH3 domain-containing protein: MRRIFFPVVAAVLFILSASHAFAFGKIMYADRPLNLRDDRSARGEWVGSLYAGQKVRVAFEENGWVAVYEPGATDADKAKPAGYSNAKFLKPVRGRYEPKPWGEAAYSTTKLNIRSKPDARSAKVGVLRPMERVIMDFPEDEWILVFSPDATIRSNMNGIGYCSAKYLEPIPAGAAPAPAKASTPEPAGLRAGGQAAAPVFQRVALTNEVDVHQSRTTASPLVRTLRPGDVVQLGLPGNGWYAVFKANDMIRSESSSLGYSRRTAMDANSRQADDVAAPVAVSSTPGTAPAASRPAPTVSAEAIKSEAVKSTSVKPAPPAPVRSEGQQTMVIDRSAFRKANRPDPTPDQTAHGYRFKFLEKTETREYGQVWITLKVFLSTTKLPDREAFKDFAASLWKDHRRVTKNVLVEVYLPGMDTDDLAWGVAKFDYDGMIEMFVRRATLFGTKFM; the protein is encoded by the coding sequence ATGCGCAGAATATTTTTCCCCGTTGTTGCCGCAGTCCTTTTCATTCTGTCCGCGTCCCATGCCTTCGCCTTCGGCAAGATCATGTATGCGGACCGTCCTCTCAACCTTCGTGACGACCGCTCGGCCCGGGGGGAGTGGGTCGGCAGTCTTTACGCCGGTCAGAAGGTTCGGGTCGCCTTCGAGGAGAACGGCTGGGTGGCCGTGTACGAGCCCGGCGCGACCGATGCCGACAAGGCCAAACCGGCGGGCTACTCCAACGCCAAGTTCCTCAAGCCCGTGCGGGGGCGGTATGAGCCCAAGCCGTGGGGCGAGGCGGCCTATTCGACCACCAAGCTGAATATCCGTTCCAAACCGGATGCACGGAGTGCGAAGGTCGGCGTCCTTCGGCCCATGGAACGCGTAATCATGGATTTCCCCGAAGATGAATGGATTTTGGTCTTTTCACCCGACGCCACCATTCGTTCCAATATGAACGGCATCGGTTATTGCAGCGCAAAGTACCTGGAGCCGATCCCGGCGGGGGCCGCCCCCGCCCCGGCCAAGGCGTCCACGCCCGAACCGGCCGGGCTTCGGGCCGGTGGACAGGCCGCGGCCCCGGTATTTCAGAGGGTGGCCCTGACCAACGAGGTCGACGTCCATCAGAGCCGGACCACCGCTTCCCCGCTGGTCCGCACCCTGCGGCCGGGCGACGTGGTGCAGCTTGGCTTGCCCGGGAACGGCTGGTACGCGGTTTTCAAGGCCAACGACATGATCCGTTCGGAGAGCAGTTCCCTGGGGTATTCCCGCAGGACCGCCATGGACGCCAACTCGCGTCAGGCGGACGACGTGGCCGCGCCTGTGGCCGTTTCCTCCACGCCTGGAACCGCACCTGCCGCGTCCAGGCCCGCGCCAACTGTTTCGGCGGAGGCCATCAAGTCCGAAGCGGTCAAATCCACATCGGTCAAGCCCGCGCCCCCGGCTCCGGTTCGATCCGAAGGGCAGCAGACCATGGTTATAGATCGGTCCGCCTTCCGCAAGGCCAATCGGCCTGATCCCACGCCGGACCAGACCGCCCACGGCTACCGTTTCAAGTTCCTGGAAAAAACCGAGACCCGCGAATACGGCCAGGTCTGGATCACCCTCAAGGTATTCCTCTCCACCACCAAGCTGCCCGACCGCGAGGCCTTCAAGGATTTTGCCGCCAGCCTGTGGAAGGATCACCGGCGGGTGACCAAGAACGTTCTGGTGGAGGTGTATCTGCCGGGCATGGACACGGACGACCTCGCCTGGGGCGTGGCCAAGTTCGACTATGACGGAATGATCGAGATGTTTGTCCGTCGGGCCACGTTGTTCGGAACCAAGTTCATGTAG
- a CDS encoding OmpH family outer membrane protein, producing the protein MKHISLSLWLSAVLLLLAVPASAQPSKVGFVNPQRIVNESKIGKIAQEDLAGLGKEKDRRVRQALNKVNKLQEGLKADALSVSEQQVRENELRQAVRDYEQLVQTSNQEIQAEERRLIRFVMRHADSILRTIAAEQGFTMILTDPEIIGYVDHSMDITDRVIRELNSMI; encoded by the coding sequence ATGAAACATATCTCCCTGTCCCTGTGGCTGTCGGCCGTTCTGCTTCTGCTTGCGGTCCCGGCCTCGGCCCAGCCTTCCAAGGTGGGGTTCGTCAACCCGCAGCGGATCGTCAACGAATCAAAGATAGGCAAGATAGCCCAGGAGGACCTGGCCGGTCTCGGCAAGGAAAAGGACCGTCGTGTCCGTCAGGCCCTGAACAAGGTCAACAAGCTTCAGGAGGGGCTCAAGGCGGACGCCCTGTCCGTGAGCGAGCAGCAGGTGCGCGAGAACGAGTTGCGCCAGGCCGTGCGCGACTATGAGCAGTTGGTCCAGACCAGCAATCAGGAGATTCAGGCCGAGGAGCGTCGTCTCATCCGGTTCGTCATGCGCCACGCCGACTCCATTCTCAGGACCATCGCGGCCGAGCAGGGATTCACCATGATCCTGACCGACCCGGAGATCATCGGTTATGTGGACCATTCCATGGATATCACCGACCGTGTCATTCGTGAACTCAACTCCATGATCTAG
- the priA gene encoding replication restart helicase PriA encodes MADLWLVTLVSPPYETWTYGRPSHFPTLSPGQRVIIPFGKSHRAGVVVGPADEAPKGVAVKDMIWPLEHTPLLDGDFVDMAVNLAARQMVHVGRILEIALPRGLRTASVTFKVDRHMTGRNLPASMRPSDLARAGDEDRAALLELWLGDRMRVRVNAKKEAEERFVSLESDPPWAVRPNAKRQLRLLEYLMENGPQSLYSLRHTLGDWAPDVAAKLEAAGVVRVGEPTADLLAQMDETGKGCEDPGCEYVLTDEQQLALKEMTETLEEGGGAHLVHGVTGSGKTVLYMEMADRLLRQGRSVLFLAPEVALACQLYRTVAHRFPQYRTIFYHGYQSPGKREASFRELAGSGDPVIVVGTRSAVFLPLPDLGMVVMDEEHDESFKQEERLAYHAKEVAWFRTGRSKGLLLLGSATPDVKTFHAASQGLIRVSTLKERVGESRLPEVELVNITDLGSSKQLLSNRVREAVRETVAAGEQVIVMLNRRGYAPLMYCLDCGETVRCPDCEVGMTYHKGRERLVCHYCGRTYAYPLTCRKCGGANFIPMGEGTEQLEEALSDLLPDDAKVLRLDRDATRRQERLEEILGSFGRGEAQVLVGTQMISKGHHFPGVTLVVVADGDLGLNLPDYRSSERTFQLLVQVAGRAGRGEHPGRVLIQTRNPNHPIWKEILGGDYKGFFAREVSRRTLFHYPPFSRMALVRISFPAESENGQAAVNLLGQILREQGRALGISVLGPAPAPLSMLRGRKRFNCLLKSDDWGKVRGLYAAMAHANPDPRDVRTALDLDPLSTL; translated from the coding sequence ATGGCCGATCTCTGGCTGGTAACGCTCGTCAGTCCACCCTATGAAACGTGGACCTACGGGCGGCCTTCCCATTTCCCGACCCTGTCGCCCGGGCAGCGGGTAATCATTCCCTTTGGCAAGTCGCATCGCGCCGGCGTGGTGGTCGGCCCGGCGGACGAGGCCCCCAAGGGCGTCGCGGTGAAGGATATGATCTGGCCGCTTGAGCATACGCCGCTTCTCGATGGCGATTTCGTGGACATGGCCGTGAACCTCGCCGCCCGGCAGATGGTTCATGTGGGCCGTATCCTGGAGATCGCCCTGCCGCGCGGCCTGCGCACGGCCTCGGTGACCTTCAAGGTGGACCGGCACATGACCGGGCGCAACCTGCCCGCGTCCATGCGTCCTTCCGACCTGGCTCGGGCGGGGGATGAGGACAGGGCCGCGCTCCTGGAACTTTGGCTTGGCGACCGTATGCGCGTGCGCGTCAATGCGAAGAAGGAGGCCGAGGAGCGGTTCGTCTCTCTTGAATCCGATCCCCCGTGGGCCGTCCGCCCGAACGCCAAGCGGCAGCTTCGGCTTTTGGAGTATCTCATGGAGAACGGGCCGCAGAGTCTTTATTCTCTGCGGCACACCCTGGGCGACTGGGCGCCGGACGTGGCCGCCAAGCTCGAAGCGGCCGGAGTGGTCCGCGTGGGCGAACCGACCGCCGATCTTCTGGCGCAGATGGACGAGACCGGGAAGGGATGCGAGGACCCGGGCTGCGAGTACGTCCTGACCGACGAGCAGCAGTTGGCGCTGAAGGAAATGACCGAGACTCTTGAGGAGGGCGGCGGCGCGCACCTTGTTCACGGCGTGACGGGCAGCGGCAAGACCGTGCTCTATATGGAGATGGCCGATCGGCTGCTTCGGCAGGGGCGGTCCGTGCTGTTTCTCGCGCCCGAGGTGGCCCTGGCCTGTCAGCTCTACCGCACCGTGGCTCATCGTTTTCCGCAGTACAGGACCATTTTTTATCACGGTTACCAGAGTCCGGGAAAGCGGGAGGCTTCCTTTCGCGAGCTGGCCGGGAGCGGGGACCCTGTCATCGTGGTCGGAACCAGGTCCGCCGTGTTTCTGCCCCTGCCCGATCTGGGCATGGTTGTCATGGACGAGGAGCACGACGAGTCCTTCAAACAGGAGGAGCGGCTGGCCTATCACGCCAAGGAGGTGGCCTGGTTCCGCACGGGCCGGAGCAAGGGGCTGCTTCTGCTCGGTTCGGCCACGCCGGACGTCAAGACATTCCACGCCGCCAGCCAGGGGCTTATCCGCGTGTCCACCCTGAAGGAGCGCGTGGGGGAGAGCCGTCTGCCCGAGGTGGAGCTGGTCAACATCACCGACCTGGGCAGTTCGAAGCAGCTTTTGTCGAATCGCGTTCGCGAGGCCGTGCGCGAGACCGTCGCGGCCGGAGAGCAGGTCATCGTCATGCTCAACCGGCGCGGCTACGCTCCGCTCATGTATTGTCTGGACTGCGGCGAGACCGTGCGCTGCCCGGACTGCGAGGTGGGCATGACCTACCACAAGGGGCGCGAGCGGCTGGTCTGCCACTATTGCGGGCGGACCTATGCCTATCCCCTGACCTGCCGCAAGTGCGGCGGCGCGAATTTCATTCCCATGGGCGAAGGCACAGAGCAGTTGGAGGAAGCGTTGAGCGACCTGCTGCCTGACGACGCCAAGGTCCTGCGCCTGGACCGGGACGCCACCCGGCGGCAGGAACGTCTGGAGGAGATACTCGGTTCCTTCGGCAGGGGCGAGGCTCAGGTCTTGGTGGGAACCCAGATGATTTCCAAGGGCCATCATTTCCCGGGCGTTACTTTGGTGGTGGTCGCCGACGGCGATCTCGGCCTGAACCTGCCCGACTACCGCTCCTCGGAGCGGACGTTCCAGCTCCTTGTCCAGGTGGCTGGCCGTGCCGGGCGCGGGGAGCATCCGGGCAGGGTGCTCATTCAGACGCGCAACCCCAATCATCCGATTTGGAAGGAAATCCTCGGCGGCGATTACAAAGGATTTTTCGCCCGCGAAGTATCCAGGCGCACACTTTTTCACTACCCGCCGTTTTCGCGGATGGCCCTCGTGCGCATCAGTTTTCCGGCTGAGTCCGAGAACGGGCAGGCCGCCGTGAATCTCCTCGGCCAAATCCTGCGCGAGCAGGGCAGGGCGCTCGGCATTTCCGTGCTTGGCCCGGCCCCGGCGCCTCTGTCCATGCTGCGCGGCCGCAAGCGATTCAACTGCTTGCTCAAGTCCGACGACTGGGGCAAGGTCCGCGGGCTGTATGCGGCCATGGCCCATGCCAATCCCGATCCGCGCGACGTGCGCACCGCGCTCGACCTCGACCCTCTGTCCACTCTCTAG
- a CDS encoding LolA family protein yields the protein MKTLFALLLVCLTALPSFAFVPDGEELAARLQKNYGPMRSWQAKMTFPDYPGVSVDLWFARGRWRQEWNAGDKALAVGSLGNVVAACTSGNFPLSPLFVWMVPNPVQTWQYWGVDVTSGSYGFCGDAPCLMLGAAPADKSGPTVHLNNEDLAPLLIRYPSDAGMVSVAFSDYRTFAGYRVPQKVTVRADGVELAADVSWVRLNGADSEELYAGDALDAAPCAEPAQPFDILRQSFRYPGAE from the coding sequence ATGAAGACTCTTTTCGCGCTATTGCTGGTGTGTCTGACCGCGCTGCCTTCGTTCGCCTTCGTGCCCGACGGCGAGGAGCTGGCCGCGCGCCTACAGAAGAATTACGGCCCAATGCGTTCCTGGCAGGCCAAGATGACCTTCCCGGACTATCCCGGCGTATCGGTCGATCTGTGGTTTGCACGTGGCCGGTGGCGGCAGGAGTGGAATGCGGGTGACAAGGCCTTGGCCGTGGGGTCCCTCGGCAATGTGGTCGCGGCGTGCACTTCCGGGAATTTCCCTTTGTCGCCGTTGTTTGTCTGGATGGTCCCCAATCCCGTGCAGACCTGGCAATATTGGGGCGTGGACGTGACCTCGGGCAGCTATGGCTTTTGCGGCGATGCGCCGTGTCTCATGCTTGGCGCGGCCCCGGCGGACAAGTCCGGTCCAACGGTCCACCTCAACAACGAGGATTTGGCTCCGCTCCTGATCCGTTATCCCTCGGATGCGGGTATGGTTTCCGTGGCGTTTTCCGACTATCGGACCTTTGCCGGATACCGTGTGCCGCAAAAGGTGACGGTGCGGGCGGATGGCGTCGAACTCGCGGCCGACGTGAGCTGGGTCAGGCTCAACGGCGCGGACAGCGAAGAACTTTACGCGGGTGACGCGCTTGATGCCGCTCCGTGCGCCGAGCCTGCGCAGCCGTTCGATATTCTGCGGCAGTCATTTCGTTATCCCGGGGCGGAGTAG
- the galU gene encoding UTP--glucose-1-phosphate uridylyltransferase GalU — MEIKKAVIPVAGWGTRSLPATKNVPKEMLPIFRKPIVQYIVEEGIDAGVSDVVFVTNQNKTIIEDHFDRNFLLEQLLERAGKTALLEEVRRVAGLVNVIGVRQKEQLGLGHAVLTAREVCNNEPFAVMLGDDLMFGKNTGIGELIKAAKETGKAVVGVIEVPKEKVSRYGVIKGEVIDSHTYRVTNLVEKPKAEEAPSNLAIIGRYVLLPEIFDILEGQRAGVGGEIQLTDALQGLADQDKLIAVRLGGQRFDAGDWVEYLTANIYFALQDEELRYDLVKRLQELLSCSS; from the coding sequence ATGGAAATCAAGAAAGCAGTCATCCCGGTCGCTGGTTGGGGCACGCGTTCGCTCCCGGCCACAAAAAACGTACCCAAGGAGATGTTGCCCATTTTCCGCAAGCCCATCGTGCAGTATATCGTCGAAGAGGGTATCGATGCGGGGGTAAGCGACGTTGTCTTTGTCACGAACCAGAACAAGACCATCATCGAGGACCATTTCGACCGGAACTTCCTTTTGGAGCAGCTTCTGGAGAGGGCGGGCAAAACGGCTTTGCTCGAAGAGGTCCGTCGCGTGGCCGGTCTGGTCAACGTCATCGGCGTGCGCCAGAAGGAGCAGCTCGGTCTCGGGCACGCGGTGCTGACCGCCCGCGAGGTCTGCAACAACGAGCCCTTCGCCGTCATGCTCGGCGATGACCTCATGTTCGGCAAGAACACCGGCATCGGCGAGTTGATAAAAGCCGCCAAGGAGACCGGAAAGGCCGTTGTCGGCGTCATCGAGGTCCCCAAGGAAAAGGTCAGCCGGTACGGCGTCATCAAGGGCGAGGTCATTGATTCGCACACCTACCGCGTGACCAATCTCGTGGAGAAGCCCAAGGCCGAGGAGGCCCCGTCCAATTTGGCCATCATCGGCCGTTACGTGCTCCTGCCGGAAATCTTCGATATTCTTGAAGGACAGCGGGCAGGCGTCGGCGGCGAGATTCAGCTTACCGATGCCCTTCAGGGGCTGGCCGACCAGGACAAGCTTATCGCCGTCAGGCTGGGCGGCCAGCGGTTTGACGCGGGCGACTGGGTGGAATATCTCACTGCCAATATCTACTTCGCCCTGCAGGACGAGGAGTTGCGCTACGATCTCGTCAAGCGGCTTCAGGAATTGTTGTCCTGCTCGTCCTAA
- the glmM gene encoding phosphoglucosamine mutase, producing MKQRLFGTDGLRGQGNIFPMTPEIALRLGLAAGQYFRNGNKHHRVVIGKDTRLSGYVFETALTSGLCANGMDVFLVGPMPTPAISFLTRNMRADLGVVISASHNPFMDNGIKFFDQNGFKLPDEVEDEISELVLGNDTRWDYPPAEDVGRAHRIGDARGRYIVYLKNSFSPHLTLDGLKIVLDCAHGAAYGVAPDVLEELGAEVITVGVAPDGLNINQKCGSLYPEVIARMVVEEGADLGIALDGDADRLIVCDENGRILDGDQIMALCSLELMEKDRLPGHMLVATVMSNMALELFMKDHGGRLLRTDVGDRYVVEAMRRKGATLGGEQSGHLIFMDHSTTGDGLLAALQLLRIMRERERPLSELAGLLEPFPQVLRNVHVKRKIPFDQAPQVQEAVRKVEAALKGKGRVLLRYSGTEAVCRVMVEGPDADLVEKYTGDIVEACEKHLK from the coding sequence ATGAAACAAAGGCTTTTCGGAACCGACGGCCTGCGGGGGCAGGGCAACATCTTCCCCATGACCCCCGAAATCGCGCTCAGGCTCGGCTTGGCCGCCGGTCAATATTTTCGCAACGGCAATAAACACCATCGCGTGGTCATCGGCAAGGACACCCGGCTTTCCGGTTACGTGTTCGAAACCGCGCTGACCAGCGGACTTTGCGCCAACGGCATGGACGTTTTTCTGGTCGGTCCCATGCCCACCCCGGCCATTTCCTTCCTGACGCGGAACATGCGCGCCGATCTCGGCGTGGTCATCTCCGCCTCGCACAATCCGTTCATGGACAACGGCATCAAGTTCTTCGACCAAAACGGCTTCAAGCTGCCCGACGAGGTGGAGGACGAGATCAGCGAACTGGTCCTCGGCAACGATACCAGGTGGGACTATCCCCCGGCCGAGGATGTGGGCCGCGCCCATCGCATCGGCGACGCTCGCGGACGGTATATCGTCTACCTGAAAAACAGCTTTTCCCCGCATCTGACCCTGGACGGCCTCAAGATCGTGCTGGACTGCGCCCACGGCGCGGCTTACGGCGTGGCCCCCGATGTCCTTGAGGAACTCGGGGCAGAGGTCATCACCGTGGGCGTGGCCCCGGACGGCCTGAACATCAACCAGAAGTGCGGCTCCCTCTATCCCGAGGTGATCGCCCGGATGGTCGTGGAAGAGGGCGCGGACCTCGGTATCGCCCTGGACGGCGACGCGGACCGGCTTATCGTCTGTGACGAGAACGGCCGCATCCTGGACGGCGACCAGATCATGGCCCTTTGTTCCCTGGAACTCATGGAGAAGGACCGGCTTCCCGGCCACATGCTCGTGGCCACTGTCATGAGCAACATGGCGCTGGAACTGTTCATGAAGGATCACGGCGGGCGGCTTTTGCGCACGGATGTGGGCGACCGTTACGTGGTCGAGGCCATGCGCCGCAAAGGGGCGACCCTCGGCGGCGAGCAGTCCGGGCATCTCATTTTTATGGATCACTCCACCACCGGCGACGGCCTGCTGGCCGCGCTCCAGCTTCTTCGCATCATGCGCGAGCGGGAGCGTCCTCTTTCCGAACTGGCCGGTTTGCTTGAGCCGTTCCCCCAAGTCTTGCGCAACGTCCACGTCAAACGCAAGATTCCCTTTGACCAGGCTCCGCAGGTGCAGGAGGCCGTGCGCAAGGTCGAGGCCGCCCTGAAGGGCAAGGGCCGCGTGCTGCTGCGCTACTCCGGCACCGAGGCCGTCTGCCGCGTCATGGTCGAGGGACCGGACGCGGATCTGGTCGAGAAGTATACCGGCGATATCGTCGAGGCGTGCGAGAAGCACCTGAAATAG
- a CDS encoding CdaR family protein — protein sequence MLRNWQTILLSIALAVFTWFLVTGREVVETWVDMPVVMTNPPEGLIIEDGLVDKIQVRLRGPKGLVGNLPSQNLVYPVNVSNLKVGEQVVDIDPDKIPLSSTYEIIEVKPNRLRLTVDRRISKKIAVEAAWTGNLNSDYRLQEVTVSPDVVVVRGPETMLRKISKTRVVLKGDFPEDVPRSWAEDVAVEVPDEIEAQPGQVGVEAFFEPKTREIWVKVPIEFQAPEGFKANVQQRYVRLLIEGPVFLFHDDEYRKSIIATVAFGEKAAEGEFEFDYDVTLPEGCRLEKKNPETVTAVIKKN from the coding sequence ATGTTGCGAAACTGGCAAACCATATTGCTGTCCATTGCCCTGGCCGTGTTCACCTGGTTTCTGGTTACCGGCCGTGAGGTGGTCGAGACCTGGGTGGATATGCCCGTGGTCATGACCAATCCCCCGGAAGGACTGATTATCGAGGACGGTCTGGTGGACAAGATTCAGGTGCGCCTGCGCGGCCCCAAGGGGCTTGTGGGCAACCTTCCCTCCCAGAACCTCGTCTATCCGGTCAATGTCAGCAATCTCAAGGTGGGCGAGCAGGTGGTGGACATCGATCCGGACAAGATTCCCCTGTCCTCCACCTACGAAATCATCGAGGTCAAACCCAACCGCCTCCGGCTCACCGTGGATCGGCGAATCTCCAAGAAGATCGCGGTTGAGGCCGCCTGGACCGGCAATCTCAATTCCGATTATCGGTTGCAGGAGGTCACGGTCTCGCCTGACGTGGTTGTCGTTCGCGGCCCCGAAACCATGCTACGCAAGATTTCCAAGACCCGCGTGGTGCTGAAGGGGGATTTCCCCGAGGACGTGCCCAGATCGTGGGCAGAGGATGTGGCCGTGGAAGTGCCCGACGAGATTGAGGCGCAGCCCGGCCAGGTCGGCGTGGAGGCCTTTTTCGAACCAAAGACCCGCGAGATATGGGTCAAGGTGCCCATCGAATTCCAGGCCCCGGAAGGGTTCAAGGCCAACGTCCAGCAGCGGTATGTCCGGTTGCTGATTGAGGGGCCGGTCTTCCTGTTCCACGACGACGAATACCGAAAATCCATCATTGCCACGGTGGCCTTCGGAGAGAAGGCTGCCGAAGGCGAGTTCGAGTTTGACTATGACGTTACCCTTCCCGAAGGGTGCAGACTCGAAAAGAAGAACCCGGAGACGGTCACGGCCGTCATCAAGAAGAATTAG